Proteins co-encoded in one Ruegeria sp. HKCCD4315 genomic window:
- the fabZ gene encoding 3-hydroxyacyl-ACP dehydratase FabZ — translation MTTETKSADIQLIQRILPHRYPFLLVDKVVDISGYQSARGIKNVTMNEPHFQGHFPGTPIMPGVTIVEAMAQTAGVMLGVGMDVIDTELLIYFMSIDKCKFRRKVVPGDVLEMHVETVRGKKGGKLFKFSGRATVEGEVAAEAEFSAYVDWDMEKTT, via the coding sequence ATGACCACGGAAACCAAAAGCGCCGACATTCAGCTGATCCAAAGGATCTTGCCGCACCGCTATCCGTTTTTGCTGGTCGACAAGGTCGTGGACATCTCGGGCTATCAGTCGGCGCGCGGCATCAAGAACGTGACCATGAACGAGCCGCACTTTCAGGGGCATTTCCCAGGCACACCGATCATGCCGGGCGTCACAATTGTTGAGGCCATGGCCCAGACCGCAGGTGTAATGCTGGGTGTTGGCATGGACGTCATCGACACCGAGCTGCTGATCTATTTCATGAGCATCGACAAGTGCAAGTTCCGTCGCAAGGTTGTGCCCGGTGACGTTCTCGAGATGCATGTTGAAACCGTGCGCGGCAAAAAAGGCGGCAAGCTGTTCAAGTTCAGCGGCCGGGCCACTGTTGAGGGCGAAGTGGCGGCCGAGGCCGAATTTTCGGCCTATGTAGATTGGGACATGGAAAAAACGACATGA
- the lpxA gene encoding acyl-ACP--UDP-N-acetylglucosamine O-acyltransferase, whose translation MSGIHPSAIIEEGAQIGQDCSIGPFCYVGAQVKLADRVELKSHVVVTGDTSIGEDTIIFNFSVIGEIPQDLKFGGENTRLEIGQRNRIREHVTINTGTDGGGGVTRIGDDCLFMAGVHVAHDVQIGNRVIMVNHAGAAGHCIVEDDVIVGGISGLHQWVRVGRGAIIGALTMVPKDVIPYGLVQASRGELDGLNLVGLKRKGVSREDISALRAAFKELSEGDGTFMDRASRIGEGNESDYVQRIVDFVTGHSDRSFLTPGK comes from the coding sequence ATGAGCGGAATCCATCCCAGCGCAATTATCGAAGAGGGCGCGCAGATCGGGCAGGACTGCTCGATCGGTCCATTTTGCTATGTGGGTGCGCAGGTCAAACTTGCGGATCGGGTTGAACTGAAATCCCATGTGGTCGTGACCGGTGACACTTCGATTGGTGAAGATACTATTATCTTCAATTTCTCGGTGATTGGTGAAATTCCTCAGGACCTGAAGTTTGGTGGCGAAAACACCCGTCTGGAAATTGGTCAACGTAACCGGATCCGGGAACATGTGACGATCAACACCGGTACCGACGGTGGCGGCGGTGTGACGCGGATTGGCGACGATTGCTTGTTTATGGCGGGCGTTCACGTGGCGCACGACGTGCAGATCGGCAACCGGGTCATCATGGTCAATCATGCAGGAGCAGCCGGTCACTGTATCGTGGAAGACGATGTGATCGTCGGCGGCATCTCGGGATTGCATCAATGGGTGCGCGTCGGGCGTGGCGCGATCATCGGGGCGCTGACCATGGTGCCCAAAGACGTTATTCCCTACGGTCTGGTGCAGGCCTCACGTGGTGAGCTGGACGGCTTGAACCTTGTAGGTCTGAAACGCAAGGGTGTTTCGCGCGAGGATATCTCGGCGCTGCGCGCGGCCTTCAAGGAACTGTCCGAGGGCGATGGAACCTTCATGGACCGCGCCAGCCGGATCGGCGAAGGCAATGAAAGTGATTACGTGCAACGGATCGTTGATTTTGTCACCGGCCACAGTGATCGCTCATTCCTGACACCAGGGAAATAA
- a CDS encoding LpxI family protein: MLALIAGTGALPTEVVAQLADRPLICALEGFPPDDLTVDIEFPLEQLGSFIADLKVRGVTQVCLAGAVQRPPINPSRIDAATLPLVPVIQKAIMSGDDGALRAVIGILEDAGLQMRAAHDIAPGLLPPLGCLTDTQPSEADMADADRAAGILRAMGAADTGQACAVSKGQALAIEGIFGTAWMLKSLTQRPDAGGGILFKGPKPDQDRRADLPAIGPDTVTDAVAAGLTGIVLEKGGVLVLRQEQVIAECNRLGLFLFIRERAA; the protein is encoded by the coding sequence ATGCTGGCGTTGATTGCGGGAACAGGGGCATTGCCAACCGAAGTTGTGGCTCAGCTCGCAGACCGACCTTTGATCTGCGCACTGGAAGGGTTTCCACCTGACGATCTGACCGTGGATATAGAATTCCCGCTGGAGCAGCTGGGCAGCTTCATTGCCGATCTCAAGGTGCGGGGCGTGACGCAAGTTTGTCTGGCTGGTGCAGTTCAACGCCCGCCCATCAACCCAAGCCGCATTGACGCTGCGACCCTGCCGTTGGTTCCGGTGATCCAAAAGGCGATCATGTCCGGCGATGACGGCGCGTTGCGTGCGGTCATCGGAATCCTTGAGGATGCTGGGCTGCAAATGCGCGCCGCACATGACATTGCGCCCGGTTTGCTTCCGCCTTTGGGCTGTCTGACGGATACGCAACCCTCCGAGGCTGACATGGCCGACGCCGACCGTGCGGCTGGTATTCTGCGCGCAATGGGGGCTGCCGATACCGGACAGGCATGTGCGGTCTCTAAAGGTCAGGCGCTTGCGATAGAAGGGATATTCGGCACTGCCTGGATGCTGAAGTCTTTGACCCAACGACCAGACGCGGGTGGAGGCATACTGTTCAAAGGGCCCAAACCCGATCAAGACCGGCGCGCCGATCTGCCTGCCATCGGACCCGATACCGTCACAGACGCGGTCGCGGCCGGGTTGACCGGGATCGTATTGGAAAAAGGCGGCGTGCTTGTCCTGAGGCAAGAGCAGGTCATTGCAGAATGTAACCGACTGGGTCTGTTCCTTTTCATCCGCGAGCGGGCAGCCTGA
- the lpxB gene encoding lipid-A-disaccharide synthase, with product MRVFLVAGEPSGDRLGGALMEGLKTLVPNVEFDGVGGPLMEAQGLTSQFPMSELSVMGLVEVLPKFFHLKRRISETAQAVLDTNPDVLITIDSPDFSLRVAKIVKAASNTRTVHYVAPSVWAWRPGRADKMAKVIDHVLALLPFEPPYMERAGMECDFVGHPVASEPVATRDEIAAFRSRFDLGDAPILLALPGSRRGEIERLAESFAGALRLFAKDHPGYRVVIPTVGATTDLVKDLVTDWPGDPVVLDPRHEGTDQALANKRSAFGAASLALAASGTVSLELAAQNTPMVIAYKLNWLTQKMAERMVKLDTVTLVNLVSDTRAVPECLLDDCRPEKIAHALHNVINAPDAQQLAMSLTMDRLGRGGEAPGLRAARAVLERMQVHNA from the coding sequence ATGCGCGTCTTTCTGGTCGCCGGAGAACCTTCGGGCGACCGGCTGGGTGGCGCGTTGATGGAAGGCTTGAAAACTCTGGTCCCAAATGTGGAATTTGACGGGGTCGGTGGCCCGTTGATGGAGGCACAGGGCCTCACAAGCCAGTTCCCTATGTCTGAACTGTCGGTCATGGGGCTTGTCGAAGTTCTGCCGAAGTTCTTTCATCTCAAGCGTAGGATCTCCGAGACTGCGCAGGCCGTTCTGGACACGAACCCAGATGTGTTGATCACCATCGACAGCCCGGATTTCAGCCTGCGTGTGGCCAAGATCGTAAAGGCCGCAAGCAACACCCGCACGGTTCACTACGTCGCCCCAAGTGTGTGGGCCTGGCGACCGGGGCGGGCCGACAAGATGGCCAAGGTTATAGACCATGTGCTGGCGCTGCTGCCGTTTGAGCCGCCGTATATGGAACGGGCAGGGATGGAGTGCGACTTTGTCGGCCATCCGGTGGCCAGTGAACCGGTTGCCACTCGGGACGAGATCGCCGCATTTCGGAGTCGTTTTGATCTGGGAGACGCGCCGATCCTTCTGGCTTTGCCCGGATCACGTCGGGGAGAGATCGAACGGCTTGCGGAGTCCTTTGCTGGCGCATTGCGGCTGTTTGCCAAGGACCATCCGGGCTACCGCGTGGTGATCCCGACAGTTGGTGCGACAACGGACCTCGTGAAAGACTTGGTCACGGACTGGCCCGGAGACCCGGTTGTGCTGGACCCACGCCACGAAGGTACGGATCAAGCACTGGCCAACAAGCGCTCCGCGTTTGGCGCGGCCAGTTTGGCGCTTGCGGCGTCAGGGACTGTGTCACTTGAGCTTGCTGCGCAGAACACGCCGATGGTCATTGCCTACAAGCTTAACTGGCTGACACAGAAGATGGCTGAACGGATGGTCAAACTGGACACCGTAACGCTGGTCAATCTGGTGTCAGATACGCGCGCGGTGCCTGAATGTCTGCTGGATGACTGCCGACCCGAAAAGATCGCTCACGCCTTGCACAATGTGATCAACGCCCCGGATGCGCAGCAGCTTGCCATGAGCCTGACCATGGACCGATTGGGCCGAGGTGGCGAAGCCCCCGGTCTGCGGGCAGCACGGGCTGTATTGGAAAGAATGCAGGTCCACAATGCTTGA
- a CDS encoding carboxymuconolactone decarboxylase family protein, with the protein MTRIPPLLDHEMTEEARASREALGAYGPFDNWARVAAYCPPVLDHVTGMLTTLREQQNLPRRALELAMVTVSKLNACDYCVSHHTPLLTVAGLSSEGAARLPDVEDHPELDACDKAVVRYAEAVTTRSGRMRDAEVSDLREWFSDAQIVELTWRIALCGAFNRFNDALQIQIESEVEPVSA; encoded by the coding sequence ATGACCCGCATTCCCCCGTTGTTGGATCATGAGATGACGGAAGAAGCACGCGCGTCCCGTGAAGCTTTGGGCGCGTATGGCCCGTTCGACAATTGGGCTCGCGTGGCTGCCTATTGCCCGCCCGTTCTGGACCATGTCACCGGAATGCTGACCACGTTGCGCGAACAGCAGAACCTGCCACGCCGCGCACTGGAATTGGCAATGGTAACGGTGTCAAAGCTGAATGCTTGCGACTACTGCGTTTCCCATCATACGCCGCTGCTAACGGTCGCGGGCCTTAGCTCGGAAGGGGCTGCGCGCCTCCCGGATGTCGAGGATCATCCTGAGCTGGATGCCTGTGACAAAGCTGTTGTGCGTTATGCCGAAGCCGTGACAACACGGTCCGGTCGTATGCGGGACGCCGAAGTGTCCGACCTGCGAGAATGGTTCAGCGATGCACAGATCGTTGAATTGACCTGGCGCATCGCGTTGTGCGGAGCGTTCAACCGGTTCAACGATGCGCTGCAAATCCAGATCGAGTCTGAGGTCGAACCTGTATCGGCTTAG
- the mnmA gene encoding tRNA 2-thiouridine(34) synthase MnmA has product MALDTETPLNSLGFAKPPSETRVVVAMSGGVDSSVVAAYLADQGYDVVGVTLQLYDHGAALAKKGACCAGIDIHDARRVAEERGFPHYVLDYENIFKDAVIDEFADSYLAGATPVPCIRCNERVKFKDLLETAKDLEADCMATGHYIQRKMGPNGPELHSAEDANRDQSYFLFSTTPEQLDFLRFPLGHLPSKDATREMAAQYGLSVADKPDSQDICFVPNGNYASVIEKLRPGAAEPGEIVHADGRVLAQHDGVIHYTIGQRRGLGIGGLSEPLYVVKLDVDQKQVVVGPKEMLATRVVPVREINWLGDEPFTSRDEWHLKVKVRSTRPPREAIIRPLSDTSAEVELLTPEEGISPGQACVFYASEGSRIFGGGWIWRGY; this is encoded by the coding sequence ATGGCCCTCGATACCGAGACCCCGCTGAACTCGCTTGGTTTTGCTAAACCGCCCTCGGAAACGCGGGTGGTTGTTGCGATGTCCGGTGGCGTCGACAGCTCGGTTGTGGCGGCCTATCTGGCGGATCAGGGGTATGACGTCGTTGGGGTTACGTTGCAGCTTTATGACCACGGAGCGGCTTTGGCCAAGAAAGGCGCGTGTTGCGCCGGGATCGATATCCACGACGCGCGCCGTGTGGCCGAGGAGCGTGGCTTTCCGCATTACGTCTTGGATTATGAGAACATCTTTAAAGACGCCGTGATCGACGAATTTGCTGACAGCTATCTGGCGGGCGCGACCCCTGTGCCCTGCATTCGCTGCAATGAACGGGTAAAATTCAAGGATCTGCTGGAAACTGCCAAAGATCTCGAGGCCGACTGCATGGCCACCGGTCACTATATCCAGCGCAAGATGGGCCCCAACGGGCCGGAACTGCACAGCGCAGAGGATGCGAACCGCGATCAGTCTTATTTCCTGTTCTCGACCACGCCGGAACAGTTGGACTTCCTGCGTTTTCCTCTGGGCCACTTGCCGTCCAAAGACGCGACGCGTGAAATGGCGGCGCAATACGGGTTGTCCGTTGCGGACAAGCCTGACAGCCAGGACATCTGTTTCGTACCCAATGGCAACTACGCCAGTGTCATCGAAAAGCTTCGCCCCGGTGCAGCGGAACCCGGCGAAATCGTACACGCCGATGGCCGCGTTCTAGCGCAGCACGACGGTGTGATCCATTACACCATCGGGCAACGGCGCGGCCTTGGCATCGGTGGCCTGAGCGAACCGCTTTACGTCGTCAAACTGGACGTCGACCAGAAACAGGTTGTTGTCGGCCCCAAAGAGATGCTGGCCACCCGCGTTGTACCGGTGCGCGAGATCAACTGGCTGGGCGATGAACCTTTTACCTCGCGCGATGAATGGCACCTGAAGGTCAAAGTTCGTTCAACCCGCCCGCCGCGTGAAGCCATCATTCGTCCGCTGTCCGACACATCAGCAGAAGTTGAACTGCTGACGCCGGAAGAAGGCATCTCTCCGGGTCAGGCTTGTGTGTTTTATGCAAGTGAAGGCAGCCGCATTTTTGGCGGCGGCTGGATCTGGCGCGGATACTAA
- a CDS encoding DUF1153 domain-containing protein has protein sequence MFLHKVEGPRSVTLPDGSVLTRADLPPANTRRWVASRKILVVRGVLYGLIGLSDAKKKYGISDEEFNSWVSLVAEHGVEALKATALKKSTT, from the coding sequence ATGTTTTTGCACAAAGTTGAGGGCCCAAGGTCCGTGACACTGCCCGATGGGTCCGTTTTGACACGCGCGGATCTGCCGCCTGCAAATACGCGCCGCTGGGTGGCCTCACGCAAGATTTTGGTTGTGCGTGGCGTGCTTTACGGCCTGATCGGCTTGTCTGATGCCAAGAAAAAGTACGGGATCAGTGATGAAGAGTTCAACAGCTGGGTGTCTCTTGTCGCTGAACATGGTGTCGAGGCGTTGAAGGCCACCGCTTTAAAAAAATCGACAACCTAA
- the ctrA gene encoding response regulator transcription factor CtrA has protein sequence MRVLLVEDDPTTSKSIELMLTHANLNVYATDLGEEGIDLAKLYDYDLILLDLNLPDMNGHEVLRQLRIARVETPILILSGADDTESKIKGFGFGADDYLTKPFHREELVARIHAIIRRSKGHSQSIIHTGRVAVNLDAKTVEVDGKTVHLTGKEYQMLEMLSLRKGTTLTKEMFLNHLYGGMDEPELKIIDVFICKLRKKLSNATGGENYIETVWGRGYVLRDPQSNSLEETRMAVGL, from the coding sequence ATGCGCGTACTTCTTGTCGAGGATGATCCGACCACGTCTAAAAGCATCGAATTGATGCTGACCCATGCAAACCTGAACGTTTATGCTACGGATCTTGGCGAAGAAGGCATCGATCTGGCGAAACTCTATGATTACGATCTGATTTTGCTGGATCTGAACCTGCCGGACATGAACGGGCACGAGGTTCTGCGTCAGTTACGCATCGCACGTGTTGAAACACCGATCCTGATTCTTTCAGGGGCCGATGATACCGAAAGCAAGATCAAAGGCTTTGGTTTTGGTGCAGATGATTACCTGACCAAACCCTTCCACCGCGAAGAGCTGGTGGCGCGTATTCATGCCATAATCCGCCGGTCGAAAGGGCATTCGCAATCTATCATTCATACCGGTCGGGTTGCGGTAAACCTGGATGCCAAAACCGTGGAAGTGGATGGAAAAACTGTTCACCTGACCGGCAAGGAATACCAAATGCTCGAAATGCTCAGCTTGCGTAAGGGTACGACCCTCACCAAAGAGATGTTCCTGAACCACCTCTATGGCGGCATGGATGAACCTGAGCTGAAGATCATTGATGTGTTTATTTGCAAACTTCGCAAAAAGCTCAGCAACGCAACAGGCGGCGAGAATTATATCGAAACCGTCTGGGGGCGTGGATATGTGCTGCGCGACCCGCAAAGCAACAGTTTGGAAGAAACACGGATGGCTGTCGGCCTCTGA
- the ligA gene encoding NAD-dependent DNA ligase LigA, translating into MSNSISISDLTEDQARAELARLADVLLRANTLYHGADAPEISDAEYDALKRRNSEIEARFPHLKRDDSPSEQVGSKAADGFSKVTHAVRMMSLGNAFDDEDVADFDRSIRKYLGLSAQEPLSFTAEPKIDGLSLSLRYEKRLLVQAATRGDGEVGENVTANARTVSGIPQQLDHAPEVLEVRGEVYMSHADFEALNARQAERGGKPFANPRNAAAGSLRQLDAEITRSRPLKFFAYAWGEVSEPLAGTQMEAIDRLRSLGFSTNDLTRLCATTQDMLEHYRDIEAQRSTLGYDIDGVVYKVNDLSLQARLGFRSTTPRWAVAHKFPAELAWTRLEAIDIQVGRTGALSPVARLHPVTVGGVVVSNATLHNEDYIAGRDAKGGTIRDGKDIRVGDWVQVYRAGDVIPKVADVNLTKRPSDAQPFAFPTLCPECHSAAIREEGDAVRRCTGGLICPAQAVEKLKHFVSRKAFDIEGLGAKQIEMFYDDPVLSINSPAEIFTLEQRDKGNLARLKNRDGWGETSAGNLFAAIDEKRTIPFARLLFALGIRHVGEVGARDLALYYREWDAMAQALDAARPAALAQRQADEAEDAERAAALAEGRRARVKEVRDAAIVAARVPAEANTAWSDLIGIDGIGATLGLSLSDAFANAEERRAFDTLRQELTVIAPDAPASDSPVAGKTVVFTGTLEKMTRAEAKARAEALGAKVSGSVSKKTDILVAGPGAGSKAKKAAELGIETLDEDGWLQLIEGA; encoded by the coding sequence ATGAGCAACTCAATCTCCATTTCTGATCTGACCGAAGACCAAGCACGCGCCGAACTGGCGCGTCTGGCGGATGTGTTGTTGCGGGCGAACACGCTCTATCACGGTGCAGATGCACCCGAGATTTCGGATGCCGAATACGATGCACTGAAACGCCGCAACTCAGAAATTGAGGCACGATTCCCTCACCTTAAACGCGATGACAGCCCGTCAGAGCAGGTGGGTTCTAAGGCGGCAGACGGGTTTTCGAAAGTCACGCATGCTGTTCGAATGATGTCGCTGGGCAACGCCTTTGATGACGAAGACGTGGCTGATTTCGACAGATCCATTCGAAAGTATCTTGGCCTGAGCGCGCAGGAACCCCTTTCTTTCACGGCTGAACCAAAGATTGACGGTCTGTCGCTGTCCTTGCGCTATGAAAAAAGGCTGCTTGTGCAGGCGGCCACACGAGGGGACGGTGAGGTCGGCGAGAACGTGACCGCAAATGCACGCACCGTCTCAGGTATTCCTCAGCAATTGGACCACGCGCCCGAAGTTCTTGAGGTCCGCGGTGAGGTCTATATGTCTCATGCCGATTTTGAGGCACTGAATGCCCGGCAAGCAGAGCGGGGCGGTAAACCATTTGCCAACCCGCGTAACGCAGCGGCCGGATCTTTGCGTCAATTGGATGCGGAAATCACGCGATCCCGTCCTCTGAAGTTCTTTGCTTATGCCTGGGGTGAAGTGTCTGAGCCTTTGGCGGGCACGCAAATGGAAGCGATTGATCGGCTCAGGTCGCTTGGGTTTTCAACGAATGACTTGACCCGTCTGTGCGCAACAACCCAAGACATGTTGGAGCATTATCGGGATATTGAAGCGCAACGCTCTACCTTGGGCTACGACATTGATGGGGTTGTCTATAAGGTCAACGATCTGTCCCTTCAGGCGCGCTTGGGGTTCCGCTCGACCACGCCGCGATGGGCCGTTGCGCATAAGTTTCCTGCTGAACTGGCCTGGACGAGGTTGGAAGCAATCGACATTCAGGTCGGTCGCACGGGTGCGCTCAGCCCTGTGGCTCGGTTGCATCCGGTGACTGTGGGCGGGGTCGTGGTATCCAACGCCACACTGCATAACGAAGATTATATCGCTGGGCGTGATGCCAAAGGCGGTACGATCCGCGACGGCAAAGACATTCGTGTTGGCGACTGGGTGCAGGTCTATCGCGCGGGTGACGTGATCCCAAAAGTGGCAGACGTAAATCTGACGAAGCGCCCCTCTGATGCTCAGCCCTTTGCCTTCCCGACGCTCTGCCCCGAATGTCACAGCGCGGCGATCCGCGAAGAAGGTGACGCGGTGCGCCGCTGTACGGGTGGTTTGATCTGCCCGGCGCAAGCGGTGGAAAAACTCAAACATTTCGTGTCGCGAAAGGCGTTTGACATCGAAGGCCTGGGTGCAAAGCAGATCGAAATGTTCTACGATGATCCGGTGCTGTCGATTAATTCCCCTGCGGAAATCTTTACGCTTGAACAGCGTGACAAGGGGAATCTGGCCCGGCTGAAAAACCGCGACGGGTGGGGGGAAACCTCGGCCGGAAACCTGTTTGCAGCGATCGATGAAAAGCGAACCATTCCGTTTGCTCGGCTATTGTTTGCTTTGGGTATTCGCCATGTGGGCGAGGTTGGCGCGCGTGATCTGGCGTTATATTACCGCGAGTGGGATGCCATGGCACAAGCGCTGGATGCTGCGCGCCCGGCGGCTTTGGCGCAACGCCAAGCTGATGAGGCAGAAGACGCCGAGCGGGCCGCAGCACTGGCTGAAGGTCGTCGTGCCCGCGTTAAGGAAGTGCGCGATGCAGCGATTGTCGCAGCTCGCGTACCAGCAGAGGCCAATACCGCATGGTCCGATCTGATCGGTATCGATGGGATCGGAGCAACGCTTGGGCTGTCTCTGTCAGATGCGTTTGCAAATGCGGAAGAGCGGCGTGCGTTTGATACACTGCGGCAGGAGTTGACCGTTATCGCACCCGATGCACCTGCGTCCGACAGCCCGGTCGCAGGCAAAACGGTTGTTTTCACAGGAACGCTGGAAAAGATGACGCGCGCCGAAGCCAAGGCCAGGGCCGAAGCTTTGGGTGCAAAAGTTTCTGGCTCTGTCAGTAAGAAAACCGATATTCTGGTTGCCGGCCCCGGAGCCGGGTCGAAGGCGAAGAAAGCGGCGGAGCTTGGGATCGAAACGTTGGATGAGGATGGCTGGCTGCAGCTGATCGAAGGCGCATGA
- the recG gene encoding ATP-dependent DNA helicase RecG, with translation MSGRPEQLFPLFAGLETLEGVGPKTAQVMAQTGVESPRDVLFGLPYAVVDRRRRDTIQGADLPATLTVEVTVGAHRPSRNKGGAYRVHVEDSQADFQLVFFHARGDYLKKLLPQGSRRVISGKLELFDGMAQMVHPDHMLPVEQAGEIPEFEPVYHLTQGLTQKTAFKASRSALARAPELEEWIDPAQVAQQNWPDWASAIRAGHNPQGADDVAPFAPARQRLAYDELFAHQLTLALARQRERKSRGIVSFATGRLQSKVLASLPYRPTGAQSRAIDEIAADMASESRMNRLLQGDVGAGKTLVAFMALLIAVEAGGQGVMMAPTEILARQHLEGLRPLAEEAGVVLELLTGRDKGTERRAKLEALEQGNIQILVGTHAVFQNDVEFKALRLAIVDEQHRFGVRQRMELSEKGQGADVLVMTATPIPRSLALAQYGDMDVSVLDEKPPGRKPIKTAIVSTQRMDEVVSHLRRAIEEGRQCYWVCPLVDESEVSDLTAAEDRFKRFRAILGEGVVGLVHGQMPPTDKDAAMSAFQNGDTKVLVATTVIEVGVNVPNATIMVIERAEIFGLAQLHQLRGRVGRGDADSTCLLMYQPPLSEGGRKRLEVLRETEDGFRISETDLEMRGAGDLIGTAQSGLPKFRIADLERQAGLMAVAQSDARALLNADPKLTSERGRAARVLLWLMKQDQAIRLISVG, from the coding sequence ATGAGCGGACGGCCTGAACAGCTTTTCCCGCTGTTTGCGGGTTTGGAAACACTTGAGGGTGTTGGTCCCAAAACCGCGCAGGTTATGGCGCAGACCGGCGTAGAAAGCCCGCGCGATGTTTTGTTCGGGTTGCCATATGCGGTGGTTGATCGGCGCAGGCGCGATACGATTCAGGGTGCTGATCTGCCGGCTACATTGACTGTTGAGGTGACTGTTGGCGCTCATCGTCCGTCGCGCAACAAGGGAGGAGCTTATCGCGTTCATGTCGAAGACAGTCAGGCCGATTTCCAGCTGGTCTTCTTTCATGCGCGTGGAGACTATTTGAAAAAGCTGCTTCCGCAGGGATCGCGCCGGGTAATTTCAGGCAAGTTGGAATTGTTCGACGGCATGGCCCAGATGGTGCATCCGGACCATATGTTGCCGGTCGAACAGGCCGGAGAGATTCCGGAATTCGAACCTGTCTATCATCTGACACAAGGGCTGACCCAGAAAACGGCGTTCAAGGCCAGTCGCAGCGCGTTGGCGCGGGCGCCTGAGCTTGAGGAGTGGATCGACCCCGCTCAGGTGGCGCAACAAAATTGGCCGGATTGGGCTTCAGCCATTCGCGCCGGTCACAATCCGCAGGGGGCGGATGACGTCGCCCCGTTTGCACCTGCGCGGCAGCGTTTGGCGTATGACGAATTGTTTGCACATCAGTTGACCCTGGCATTGGCCCGTCAACGAGAGCGCAAATCCCGAGGTATCGTCAGCTTCGCGACCGGAAGATTGCAATCCAAGGTGCTGGCCAGCCTTCCGTATCGCCCGACCGGCGCTCAGAGCCGGGCGATTGATGAAATCGCGGCTGATATGGCATCTGAATCCCGCATGAACCGTTTGCTACAGGGTGACGTTGGTGCAGGTAAGACACTGGTGGCGTTTATGGCACTGCTGATCGCCGTCGAAGCCGGTGGGCAGGGTGTGATGATGGCCCCGACTGAGATTCTCGCGCGTCAACATCTGGAAGGGTTGCGCCCATTGGCCGAAGAGGCCGGGGTGGTTTTGGAACTGCTCACCGGACGTGACAAGGGGACCGAGCGTCGTGCCAAGCTTGAGGCGCTGGAACAGGGTAATATTCAGATTCTGGTCGGTACTCATGCCGTGTTTCAAAATGACGTGGAGTTCAAGGCTCTGCGCTTGGCTATTGTGGACGAACAGCACCGGTTCGGCGTTCGGCAACGGATGGAACTGTCGGAAAAAGGGCAGGGTGCGGATGTTCTGGTGATGACGGCGACACCGATCCCGCGCAGCCTGGCGTTGGCGCAATACGGGGACATGGATGTCTCGGTTCTGGACGAAAAGCCGCCCGGGCGAAAACCGATCAAAACGGCGATTGTCAGCACGCAGCGTATGGACGAGGTCGTGTCGCATCTGCGCCGCGCGATCGAAGAGGGGCGGCAATGTTACTGGGTTTGTCCTTTGGTGGATGAATCCGAGGTTTCGGACCTGACCGCCGCCGAAGATCGGTTCAAACGGTTTCGCGCTATTCTGGGAGAAGGCGTGGTGGGGCTGGTCCATGGTCAGATGCCACCCACCGATAAAGACGCTGCCATGAGCGCCTTTCAGAACGGTGACACCAAGGTTCTGGTGGCGACAACTGTGATCGAAGTTGGGGTCAATGTTCCCAACGCAACGATCATGGTGATCGAACGGGCCGAGATTTTCGGGCTTGCACAGTTACACCAATTGCGAGGGCGTGTGGGGCGTGGCGACGCAGACTCGACCTGCCTGCTGATGTACCAACCGCCGCTCAGCGAAGGTGGGCGCAAACGGCTGGAGGTTTTGCGCGAAACCGAAGATGGGTTCCGCATTTCCGAAACCGATCTTGAGATGCGCGGGGCCGGGGATCTGATCGGGACCGCGCAGTCCGGCCTTCCTAAGTTCCGTATCGCTGATCTTGAACGTCAGGCCGGGTTGATGGCTGTCGCCCAGTCGGATGCGCGGGCTTTGCTGAATGCGGACCCTAAACTGACGTCGGAACGGGGCCGCGCCGCGCGTGTTCTTTTGTGGCTGATGAAACAGGATCAGGCAATCCGTTTAATTTCAGTAGGTTAG